In Halobacteroides halobius DSM 5150, the genomic window CTTTGGGTTACATATTATAAAAAGTACAATAGAGGATTATGGAGGGTCAATTAGTGTAAAAAGTAAAGAAGAATTTGGTACAGAATTTATTTGTTGGTTTCCTAAAAGTGAAAAAAATATTGACAGTAGTATTTCAGTATGATAATCTTAGTCTAAGCTAAGAAACTTCTTTTAAGATAACCCTGTGAGGTTAGAAAAGAAGTATTGTTTACTAAAAATAGAATCCTTTAAATTAGTCCAGAGAGGCTAACAAGGGTAGCGTAGTTTAATAATGAATATTTTTAGCTCTTAGTATATCTAGAGCTTACTATATAAATTATGACTTCCCTTGTCAGTCGTTGCTGGCAGGGGAAGTCTTATTTTTTTGTAGGATTAACTTGGAGGAGGAATTTTTAGATGGGGTTAGGTTTAAACTAATTGATGAAAGAATGAGGGGGGAATATAATGGGGCTAATAAAAAAAGATTTATTAGGATTGCAAGATCTAACTAAAGAAGAAATTGAGTTGATTTTAGAGACAGCCCAGTCAATGACAGAAGTATTAAATAGATCAATAAAAAAAGTACCAACATTAAGGGGTAAGCTAGTAGTTAATCTTTTTTATGAACCAAGTACTAGAACGAAATCATCTTTTGGATTAGCAGCTAAAAGATTAAGTGCAGATGGTATGAACTTATCTATCAAACAAAGTAGTGTAGTAAAAGGAGAGAGCTTAGTAGATACTGCTAAGACTTTAAGAGCTTTAGGAGCCGATGGAGTGGTGATTAGACATGGTGTACCTGGGGCTGCTAAATTACTGGCGGAGACAGTTGAAATCCCAGTCTTAAATGCTGGAGATGGGATGCATGAACATCCAACACAGGCTTTATTGGATTTATACACTATACAAAAGAAAAGAGAAGAAATAGCAGATAAAAAAGTAGCAATTATTGGTGATATTAAACATAGTCGGGTAGCTCGCTCAAACATTTGGGGCTTAAATAAGTTAGGGGCAGAGGTAAGGTTAGTAGGGCCAACTACTTTAATGCCGGCTAATATAGAACAAATGGGAGCTAAAGTTTATACTAGTTTAGAGGAAGGAATTAAGGATGTAGATGTGATTTATCTATTGAGAATTCAGCAGGAACGTCAAGATAAAGGCTTCTTTCCTACAATTAAAGAATATACTCGATTTTATGGTTTAAGAAAAGAAGCTTTGAAGTTAGCTACAAAAGATGCTTTGATTATGCATCCGGGGCCAATTAATAGGGGGATTGAGATTTCTAGAGAATTAGCTTACAGTAATCAATCAG contains:
- a CDS encoding aspartate carbamoyltransferase catalytic subunit, whose amino-acid sequence is MGLIKKDLLGLQDLTKEEIELILETAQSMTEVLNRSIKKVPTLRGKLVVNLFYEPSTRTKSSFGLAAKRLSADGMNLSIKQSSVVKGESLVDTAKTLRALGADGVVIRHGVPGAAKLLAETVEIPVLNAGDGMHEHPTQALLDLYTIQKKREEIADKKVAIIGDIKHSRVARSNIWGLNKLGAEVRLVGPTTLMPANIEQMGAKVYTSLEEGIKDVDVIYLLRIQQERQDKGFFPTIKEYTRFYGLRKEALKLATKDALIMHPGPINRGIEISRELAYSNQSVIEDQVSNGVAIRMALLYLLIEGGLEDE